A section of the Sebastes fasciatus isolate fSebFas1 chromosome 5, fSebFas1.pri, whole genome shotgun sequence genome encodes:
- the med8 gene encoding mediator of RNA polymerase II transcription subunit 8 isoform X1, translating to MQQREEKQLEAAVESLVSRVAHVKNALHSFIYKLENEERLTWPSVLDNFALLSGQLNTINKLLKNEKTPSFRNQVIIPLLLSPDRDEDLAKLTEQRVPVFSHEIVPDYLRTKPDPEVEEQEKQLSVEAARIGPEVAQKQIQTLNKLCSNLLEKLNNPRDDRDAESSAIRQSKPSFNPADTNALVGAVAFGKGLSKCRPPGPVAPGHPGQGPMMSGGPTLQQVTIGGGSSQQAGMGGPGVPQQQGQPGRRPGELGKMPSSIKTNIKSASGSMHPYNR from the exons ATGCAG CAACGAGAGGAGAAGCAGCTGGAGGCGGCGGTGGAGTCTCTCGTTTCTCGGGTCGCTCACGTCAAAAACGCTCTTCACAGTTTCATCTACAAGCTGGAGAATGAAGAGAGATTAACATG GCCCTCTGTTTTGGACAACTTTGCTCTGCTATCTGGTCAGCTGAACACCATCAACAAACTGCTCAAGAACGAGAAGACGCCATCGTTTCGCAACCAGGTTATAATACCGCTGCTTCTGTCTCCAGACCGAGATGAGGATTTAGCA AAACTCACAGAGCAGCGTGTCCCGGTGTTCAGCCACGAGATTGTACCGGACTACCTGCGGACCAAGCCTGATCCAGaggtggaggagcaggagaAGCAGCTGAGTGTTGAGGCAGCACGAATTGGCCCAGAGGTGGCACAG AAACAGATCCAGACGTTGAATAAACTGTGTTCCAATCTGCTGGAGAAGCTCAACAATCCTCGTGATGACAGAGATGCAGAGAGTTCAG CAATACGACAGAGCAAACCGTCTTTCAACCCCGCCGACACTAACGCATTGGTTGGAGCCGTTGCATTTGGAAAGGGGCTTTCCAAATGCAGGCCTCCGGGTCCAGTGGCCCCCGGGCATCCAGGACAAGGGCCCATGATGAGTGGAGGTCCAACCTTACAGCAGGTCACCATTGGCGGTGGTTCAAGCCAGCAAGCAGGTATGGGAGGACCCGGGGTTCCACAGCAGCAAGGGCAGCCAGGTAGGAGACCTGGAGAGCTGG gaAAAATGCCAAGCAGCATCAAGACAAACATCAAATCTGCGTCTGGTTCAATGCATCCTTATAACCGATGA
- the med8 gene encoding mediator of RNA polymerase II transcription subunit 8 isoform X2 — MQQREEKQLEAAVESLVSRVAHVKNALHSFIYKLENEERLTWPSVLDNFALLSGQLNTINKLLKNEKTPSFRNQVIIPLLLSPDRDEDLAKLTEQRVPVFSHEIVPDYLRTKPDPEVEEQEKQLSVEAARIGPEVAQKQIQTLNKLCSNLLEKLNNPRDDRDAESSAIRQSKPSFNPADTNALVGAVAFGKGLSKCRPPGPVAPGHPGQGPMMSGGPTLQQVTIGGGSSQQAGMGGPGVPQQQGQPGKMPSSIKTNIKSASGSMHPYNR, encoded by the exons ATGCAG CAACGAGAGGAGAAGCAGCTGGAGGCGGCGGTGGAGTCTCTCGTTTCTCGGGTCGCTCACGTCAAAAACGCTCTTCACAGTTTCATCTACAAGCTGGAGAATGAAGAGAGATTAACATG GCCCTCTGTTTTGGACAACTTTGCTCTGCTATCTGGTCAGCTGAACACCATCAACAAACTGCTCAAGAACGAGAAGACGCCATCGTTTCGCAACCAGGTTATAATACCGCTGCTTCTGTCTCCAGACCGAGATGAGGATTTAGCA AAACTCACAGAGCAGCGTGTCCCGGTGTTCAGCCACGAGATTGTACCGGACTACCTGCGGACCAAGCCTGATCCAGaggtggaggagcaggagaAGCAGCTGAGTGTTGAGGCAGCACGAATTGGCCCAGAGGTGGCACAG AAACAGATCCAGACGTTGAATAAACTGTGTTCCAATCTGCTGGAGAAGCTCAACAATCCTCGTGATGACAGAGATGCAGAGAGTTCAG CAATACGACAGAGCAAACCGTCTTTCAACCCCGCCGACACTAACGCATTGGTTGGAGCCGTTGCATTTGGAAAGGGGCTTTCCAAATGCAGGCCTCCGGGTCCAGTGGCCCCCGGGCATCCAGGACAAGGGCCCATGATGAGTGGAGGTCCAACCTTACAGCAGGTCACCATTGGCGGTGGTTCAAGCCAGCAAGCAGGTATGGGAGGACCCGGGGTTCCACAGCAGCAAGGGCAGCCAG gaAAAATGCCAAGCAGCATCAAGACAAACATCAAATCTGCGTCTGGTTCAATGCATCCTTATAACCGATGA
- the med8 gene encoding mediator of RNA polymerase II transcription subunit 8 isoform X3, translated as MQQREEKQLEAAVESLVSRVAHVKNALHSFIYKLENEERLTWPSVLDNFALLSGQLNTINKLLKNEKTPSFRNQVIIPLLLSPDRDEDLAKLTEQRVPVFSHEIVPDYLRTKPDPEVEEQEKQLSVEAARIGPEVAQKQIQTLNKLCSNLLEKLNNPRDDRDAESSAIRQSKPSFNPADTNALVGAVAFGKGLSKCRPPGPVAPGHPGQGPMMSGGPTLQQVTIGGGSSQQAGKMPSSIKTNIKSASGSMHPYNR; from the exons ATGCAG CAACGAGAGGAGAAGCAGCTGGAGGCGGCGGTGGAGTCTCTCGTTTCTCGGGTCGCTCACGTCAAAAACGCTCTTCACAGTTTCATCTACAAGCTGGAGAATGAAGAGAGATTAACATG GCCCTCTGTTTTGGACAACTTTGCTCTGCTATCTGGTCAGCTGAACACCATCAACAAACTGCTCAAGAACGAGAAGACGCCATCGTTTCGCAACCAGGTTATAATACCGCTGCTTCTGTCTCCAGACCGAGATGAGGATTTAGCA AAACTCACAGAGCAGCGTGTCCCGGTGTTCAGCCACGAGATTGTACCGGACTACCTGCGGACCAAGCCTGATCCAGaggtggaggagcaggagaAGCAGCTGAGTGTTGAGGCAGCACGAATTGGCCCAGAGGTGGCACAG AAACAGATCCAGACGTTGAATAAACTGTGTTCCAATCTGCTGGAGAAGCTCAACAATCCTCGTGATGACAGAGATGCAGAGAGTTCAG CAATACGACAGAGCAAACCGTCTTTCAACCCCGCCGACACTAACGCATTGGTTGGAGCCGTTGCATTTGGAAAGGGGCTTTCCAAATGCAGGCCTCCGGGTCCAGTGGCCCCCGGGCATCCAGGACAAGGGCCCATGATGAGTGGAGGTCCAACCTTACAGCAGGTCACCATTGGCGGTGGTTCAAGCCAGCAAGCAG gaAAAATGCCAAGCAGCATCAAGACAAACATCAAATCTGCGTCTGGTTCAATGCATCCTTATAACCGATGA